The Neodiprion pinetum isolate iyNeoPine1 unplaced genomic scaffold, iyNeoPine1.2 ptg000076l, whole genome shotgun sequence genome has a window encoding:
- the LOC124224070 gene encoding uncharacterized protein → MTDLPWARVNGTVAFLRVGVDHFGPVFVKEKKFRNQKFIKSYGCVFVCMATKDVHLEIPRVLGQRDKFRRSKQELRELYALLETEELQQTVATYATQRNIIWRFNPPLSPHFGGLWEAAVTAFKHHFIRVVRDQAFTIEEFSTMAIKIEAILNSRPLCSLSSDPNDPVALAPAHILIGRPLTRLPEADLSDVPNNRLTVWNFISKFQKRQKWQKTTVQLHPGAVVILIEKNQPCMRRPLGIIRKVHPSDDGVVRVATVKTMQGEYKRNCTQLYPLPDKL, encoded by the exons ATGACTGATCTACCTTGGGCACGTGTGAACGGGACGGTGGCGTTCTTGCGTGTGGGCGTGGATCACTTTGGGCCAGTGTTCgtaaaggaaaagaaattccggaaccaaaaatttatcaaatcgtaCGGTTGCGTTTTCGTCTGCATGGCCACAAAGGACGTCCACCTTGAGATT CCACGTGTTCTCGGACAAAGGGACAAATTTCGTCGGAGCAAACAAGAGTTGCGTGAACTCTATGCCTTGCTCGAGACCGAAGAGCTGCAACAAACCGTTGCCACATACGCGACTCAGCGCAACATCATATGGCGATTCAACCCTCCGTTGTCGCCGCATTTCGGAGGTTTGTGGGAGGCCGCGGTGACGGCCTTCAAACATCACTTCATACGGGTCGTACGAGATCAGGCTTTCACCATCGAGGAGTTCAGCACAATGGCGATAAAGATCGAAGCGATTTTAAATTCACGACCTCTCTGCTCTCTCTCCTCTGATCCAAATGATCCAGTGGCCCTCGCGCCAGCTCACATCCTCATAGGACGTCCCCTCACAAGGTTGCCAGAGGCCGATCTGTCCGACGTTCCAAACAATCGGTTAACGGTctggaattttatttccaag TTCCAGAAGCGGCAAAAATGGCAGAAAACCACAGTCCAACTTCATCCAGGGGCTGTGGTGATTCTGATCGAGAAGAATCAGCCGTGCATGCGGCGGCCGTTGGGAATAATCCGCAAGGTTCATCCTAGCGACGACGGAGTCGTTAGAGTCGCAACCGTCAAGACGATGCAAGGAGAATACAAACGAAACTGTACTCAACTGTATCCATTGCCAGACAAACTTTAA